Sequence from the Coprobacillus cateniformis genome:
AGTATAGCAACTTTGTGATTTAGAGTGTTTGTATAGATGATTAAATCTTTTATATTAAAACGCGTTTCACAATCTCTTATTTTATTATTAAAACTGTTATAAGACATATTGAATTGTGTAGCTAAATCTTTTTGTGAGATTCCTTGCTTTGTTGATAATGCTTTTAATTTATTAAATATACTCAAAATAAATACCTCCTTTAACTTATTATATACTTTAAACATTTGATTATCAATCTAAAAAATAAAAAAATCAACGAAAGACGTTTAATATGTGTTGACAATTCCACGTTTAACGTGATATAATATAATTGTAAGGTAAAGGAAAAGCCAAAACAAAAAGACGGAGGTTATGAAAATGACAAAAAGAGAATTGCTATTGGAGTTAAAAAGATTGTTAGCAGAAAAGGGACTGTATAGTATTGATGGTATTAATTCAAACAGCAATAAAGCAGAGTTAAAAAATGCTATTGAATGCTTACAGTGTAGTGATGAAGAATTAGGATTGAGATTAGAAAAATTAAAACAAGTATATCCTAATATCTATAATTTAATTACTAGCAATGGAAAGGATAAAGAAAGTTTCAAATATCATTCATTCAATCGTTTATACG
This genomic interval carries:
- a CDS encoding helix-turn-helix domain-containing protein, with protein sequence MSIFNKLKALSTKQGISQKDLATQFNMSYNSFNNKIRDCETRFNIKDLIIYTNTLNHKVAILDNENNIIDVLSINDLKENND